The Geodermatophilaceae bacterium NBWT11 genome has a segment encoding these proteins:
- a CDS encoding CGNR zinc finger domain-containing protein: MLFAHDTEVGLNAAAELVNTASGSGTGTELLPDPPALAAFLDAWQFTGDRAGDAAELAGVHALRAELCEMWDAETEAVVAVVNRLLREGQARPQLVRHDDWGWHVHATEPHAPVPHRMAVEAAMAVADLVRAEQLDRLGRCEAEGCGAALVDLTRNRSRRFCDASCANRTHAAAYRARRASPNGVGPAA; this comes from the coding sequence ATGCTCTTTGCCCATGACACCGAGGTCGGGCTGAACGCGGCCGCCGAGCTGGTGAACACCGCCTCCGGGTCGGGCACCGGCACCGAGCTGCTCCCCGACCCGCCGGCCCTGGCCGCCTTCCTGGACGCCTGGCAGTTCACCGGCGACCGGGCCGGTGACGCCGCCGAGCTCGCCGGGGTGCACGCGCTGCGCGCCGAGCTGTGCGAGATGTGGGACGCCGAGACCGAGGCCGTCGTCGCCGTCGTCAACCGGTTGCTGCGCGAGGGGCAGGCCCGGCCGCAGCTGGTCCGGCACGACGACTGGGGCTGGCACGTGCACGCCACCGAGCCGCACGCCCCGGTGCCGCACCGGATGGCCGTCGAGGCCGCGATGGCCGTGGCCGACCTGGTCCGCGCCGAGCAGCTGGACCGGCTGGGCCGCTGCGAGGCCGAGGGCTGCGGCGCCGCCCTGGTCGACCTGACCCGCAACCGCTCCCGCCGGTTCTGCGACGCCAGCTGCGCCAACCGCACGCACGCCGCCGCCTACCGCGCCCGCCGCGCTTCCCCGAACGGGGTGGGCCCGGCAGCATGA
- a CDS encoding aspartate aminotransferase family protein, whose amino-acid sequence MDNLWLHFSRMGGYAHQPPPVIVKGEGAYIWDDRGRKYLDGLAGLFVVQAGHGRRVLAEAAAKQAETLAFFPLWSYAHPAAIELSHRLAAEAPGDLNRVFFTTGGGEAVETAWKAAKQYFKLTGKPSKHKVISRAVAYHGTTAGALSITGLPALKQDFEPLVPGAFRVPNTNIYRAPYFGDDPKAFGRWAADQIEQQILFEGPDTVAAVFLEPVQNAGGCFPPPPGYFDRVREICDQYDVLLVSDEVICAFGRLGTTFACSKFGYVPDMITCAKGMTSGYSPIGAMIASDRVMEPFLRPGVSFPHGYTFGGHPVSAAVGLANLDLFEAEGLNQHVLDTEHDFRRTLEKLTDLPIVGDVRGDGFFYGIEMVKDKATKETFDDAESERLLRGFLSQALFDAGLYCRADDRGDPVIQLAPPLIAGQAEFDLIEQTLRSVLTEAWSRL is encoded by the coding sequence ATGGACAACCTGTGGCTGCACTTCTCCCGGATGGGCGGCTACGCCCACCAGCCCCCGCCGGTGATCGTCAAGGGCGAGGGCGCCTACATCTGGGACGACCGGGGGCGGAAGTACCTCGACGGGCTGGCCGGGCTCTTCGTCGTCCAGGCCGGGCACGGACGACGGGTGCTGGCCGAGGCGGCCGCGAAGCAGGCCGAGACGCTGGCCTTCTTCCCGCTGTGGTCCTACGCGCACCCGGCGGCGATCGAGCTGTCGCACCGGCTCGCGGCCGAGGCCCCCGGTGACCTGAACCGGGTCTTCTTCACCACCGGGGGCGGCGAGGCCGTGGAGACCGCGTGGAAGGCGGCCAAGCAGTACTTCAAGCTGACCGGCAAGCCGTCCAAGCACAAGGTGATCAGCCGGGCGGTGGCCTACCACGGCACCACGGCCGGGGCGCTGTCCATCACCGGGCTGCCCGCGCTCAAGCAGGACTTCGAGCCGCTGGTGCCCGGGGCCTTCCGGGTGCCCAACACCAACATCTACCGCGCGCCGTACTTCGGTGACGACCCCAAGGCGTTCGGCCGCTGGGCCGCCGACCAGATCGAGCAGCAGATCCTCTTCGAGGGCCCGGACACCGTGGCCGCGGTGTTCCTGGAGCCGGTGCAGAACGCCGGCGGCTGCTTCCCGCCCCCGCCCGGCTACTTCGACCGGGTGCGCGAGATCTGCGACCAGTACGACGTCCTGCTGGTCAGCGACGAGGTCATCTGCGCCTTCGGCCGGCTGGGGACGACGTTCGCCTGCTCCAAGTTCGGCTACGTGCCCGACATGATCACCTGCGCCAAGGGGATGACCTCGGGCTACTCCCCCATCGGCGCGATGATCGCCAGCGACCGCGTGATGGAGCCCTTCCTGCGTCCGGGCGTCTCCTTCCCGCACGGCTACACCTTCGGCGGGCACCCCGTCTCGGCCGCCGTGGGCCTGGCCAACCTGGACCTGTTCGAGGCCGAGGGGCTCAACCAGCACGTGCTGGACACCGAGCACGACTTCCGCCGCACCCTGGAGAAGCTCACCGACCTGCCGATCGTGGGCGACGTCCGCGGCGACGGGTTCTTCTACGGGATCGAGATGGTCAAGGACAAGGCCACCAAGGAGACCTTCGACGACGCCGAGAGCGAGCGGCTGCTCCGCGGGTTCCTCTCCCAGGCCCTCTTCGACGCCGGCCTCTACTGCCGCGCCGACGACCGCGGCGACCCGGTCATCCAGCTCGCCCCGCCGCTCATCGCCGGCCAGGCCGAGTTCGACCTCATCGAACAGACCCTGCGCTCGGTGCTCACCGAGGCCTGGTCCCGCCTGTAG
- a CDS encoding universal stress protein, with product MSIVLGYDESPGARRALGLAIDLAAKLDEELVLVYGAAPPGVVGEEAGEHGKALAEIGRTALAHAVTAADAAGVATVVEVVAEKPVPALLAAGDRHEARVIVVGTYGESPLRGAFLGSVAYKLLHLSTRPVLCVPAEPE from the coding sequence GTGAGCATCGTTCTGGGTTACGACGAGTCCCCGGGCGCCCGTCGCGCCCTGGGCCTGGCCATCGACCTGGCCGCCAAGCTGGACGAGGAGCTGGTGCTCGTCTACGGCGCCGCCCCGCCCGGCGTGGTCGGCGAGGAGGCCGGTGAGCACGGCAAGGCGCTGGCCGAGATCGGCCGGACGGCGCTGGCGCACGCCGTCACCGCTGCCGACGCGGCCGGCGTCGCGACGGTCGTCGAGGTGGTCGCCGAGAAGCCGGTGCCCGCGCTTCTGGCGGCCGGGGACCGGCACGAGGCGCGCGTCATCGTCGTCGGCACGTACGGCGAGAGCCCCCTGCGCGGAGCGTTCCTGGGCTCGGTGGCCTACAAGCTGCTGCACCTGTCCACCCGCCCGGTCCTCTGCGTCCCCGCCGAGCCCGAGTGA
- a CDS encoding EamA family transporter produces MLDRRAGLTGLLLALASAAAFGTSGVFATALLDAGWSAAAAVTVRVGLAALVLTVPAVLQLRGRWHLLRSNVGSVLAFGLLAVAGCQLAYFLAVGRLSVGVALLLEYSGVVLVVLWTWLRHGQRPSPVTATGVAVAVVGLVLVLDVVRGAQIDPLGVVWGLLAAVGLASYFVISARSDGALPPLVSAWGGLGVGAVALGLAAAVGLVPWRTSAADVELAGAQVTWLVPVLGLALLAAALAYATGVAAIRRLGSRLSSFVGLTEVLFAVLFAALLLGQEPGPVQLLGGVVVLAGIVLVRAGERPAAVVDVDPVPETVVR; encoded by the coding sequence GTGCTGGACCGTCGCGCCGGGCTGACCGGACTGCTGCTCGCCCTGGCCTCGGCCGCCGCCTTCGGCACCTCCGGGGTGTTCGCCACCGCGCTGCTGGACGCCGGGTGGAGCGCCGCGGCCGCCGTCACCGTCCGGGTCGGGCTGGCCGCGCTGGTGCTCACCGTGCCGGCGGTGCTGCAGCTGCGCGGGCGCTGGCACCTGCTGCGCAGCAACGTCGGTTCGGTGCTCGCCTTCGGCCTGCTGGCCGTCGCCGGCTGCCAGCTCGCGTACTTCCTCGCCGTCGGCCGGCTCTCGGTCGGGGTGGCGCTGCTGCTGGAGTACTCCGGCGTCGTCCTGGTCGTGCTGTGGACCTGGCTGCGGCACGGGCAGCGGCCCAGCCCGGTCACCGCCACCGGCGTCGCCGTCGCGGTGGTCGGCCTGGTGCTGGTGCTCGACGTCGTCCGGGGCGCCCAGATCGACCCGCTCGGTGTGGTCTGGGGACTGCTGGCCGCGGTCGGGCTCGCGTCCTACTTCGTCATCTCCGCGCGTTCGGACGGCGCCCTGCCCCCGCTGGTCAGCGCCTGGGGCGGACTCGGTGTGGGCGCGGTCGCCCTCGGGCTGGCGGCCGCGGTGGGCCTGGTGCCCTGGCGGACCAGCGCAGCCGACGTCGAGCTCGCCGGCGCGCAGGTCACCTGGCTCGTCCCGGTGCTCGGACTGGCGCTGCTCGCCGCGGCGCTCGCCTACGCGACCGGGGTCGCCGCCATCCGCCGCTTGGGCTCGCGCCTGTCCTCCTTCGTCGGGCTCACCGAGGTGCTCTTCGCCGTCCTGTTCGCCGCCCTGCTGCTGGGCCAGGAGCCCGGCCCGGTGCAGCTGCTCGGCGGGGTCGTCGTCCTGGCCGGGATCGTGCTGGTCCGGGCCGGGGAGCGCCCGGCGGCCGTGGTGGACGTGGACCCGGTGCCGGAGACCGTCGTCCGCTGA
- a CDS encoding APC family permease, which produces MSTPTPRTEAQPQLKSGAIGFVDALVIGLASTSPAYSLAAVVGAVVALVGVYAPGVFLASFVPMLLIASAFYYLNRADQDCGTTFSWVTRAMGPWIGWLGGWAIAMTGVLVIGSLADVGVRFGLLALQLDGLAGNTFVVRTLTVLLIIAMTAVCVIGTEFSAKLQNGLIIAQVGALLVFAGIALVKGLSGDGVEGGGLTPSLSWLNPFGAGGAALTGGLLLGVFIYWGWESAVNLTEETQDSESTPGKAAIVSTVVLLVTYLGVTIAILSYFGTAFLADRSGEEETIFATLATEVMGPWDWVLLAAVSTSAIASTQTTILPASRTGLSMARRHAMPSSLARISPRFRTPDVSTWTVAAIAIAWYLVVNLISENALFDSLTALSLLIAFYYSLTGIACAVFHRRQLTRSVKDLLLIGVGPVIGSLLLIWLLVESIGDLADPANSYSGVSWFGVGPPLVIGIGIFLVGVVFMFVWRVKDARFWAEKTTTAERLQADIAAGRTAAAVEDPAP; this is translated from the coding sequence GTGAGCACGCCGACGCCGCGGACGGAGGCGCAGCCGCAGCTGAAGTCCGGCGCGATCGGCTTCGTCGACGCACTGGTCATCGGGCTGGCCTCGACCTCACCGGCCTACTCGCTGGCCGCCGTCGTCGGGGCCGTCGTCGCGTTGGTCGGGGTGTACGCCCCGGGGGTCTTCCTCGCCTCGTTCGTGCCGATGCTGCTCATCGCCTCGGCCTTCTACTACCTGAACCGGGCCGACCAGGACTGCGGGACGACGTTCTCCTGGGTCACCCGGGCGATGGGCCCGTGGATCGGCTGGCTGGGTGGCTGGGCGATCGCGATGACCGGGGTGCTGGTCATCGGCTCCCTCGCCGACGTCGGCGTCCGGTTCGGGCTGCTCGCGCTGCAGCTGGACGGGCTGGCCGGCAACACCTTCGTCGTCCGCACGCTGACCGTGCTGCTCATCATCGCGATGACCGCGGTGTGCGTGATCGGCACCGAGTTCAGCGCCAAGCTGCAGAACGGGCTGATCATCGCCCAGGTCGGCGCGCTGCTCGTCTTCGCCGGGATCGCGCTGGTCAAGGGCCTGTCCGGGGACGGCGTGGAGGGCGGTGGCCTGACGCCGTCCCTGTCGTGGCTGAACCCCTTCGGCGCCGGCGGGGCCGCGCTGACCGGCGGGCTGCTGCTCGGCGTCTTCATCTACTGGGGCTGGGAGTCCGCGGTCAACCTGACCGAGGAGACCCAGGACTCCGAGTCCACCCCCGGCAAGGCCGCGATCGTGTCCACCGTCGTGCTGCTGGTGACCTACCTCGGCGTGACCATCGCGATCCTCAGCTACTTCGGGACGGCGTTCCTCGCCGACCGGTCGGGGGAGGAGGAGACGATCTTCGCCACCCTGGCGACCGAGGTGATGGGCCCGTGGGACTGGGTGCTGCTGGCCGCGGTGTCCACCTCGGCGATCGCCTCCACCCAGACGACGATCCTGCCGGCCTCCCGCACCGGGTTGTCGATGGCCCGGCGGCACGCGATGCCCTCGTCCCTGGCCCGGATCAGCCCCCGCTTCCGCACCCCGGACGTCTCCACCTGGACCGTCGCGGCGATCGCCATCGCCTGGTACCTGGTGGTCAACCTGATCAGCGAGAACGCGCTGTTCGACTCCCTCACCGCGCTCTCGCTGCTGATCGCCTTCTACTACTCCCTCACCGGCATCGCCTGCGCGGTGTTCCACCGGCGCCAGCTGACCCGCAGCGTGAAGGACCTCCTGCTCATCGGCGTCGGCCCCGTGATCGGCTCGCTGCTGCTCATCTGGCTGCTCGTCGAGTCCATCGGCGACCTGGCCGACCCGGCGAACTCCTACAGCGGGGTGTCCTGGTTCGGGGTGGGCCCGCCGCTGGTGATCGGGATCGGCATCTTCCTGGTCGGCGTCGTCTTCATGTTCGTGTGGCGGGTCAAGGACGCCCGCTTCTGGGCCGAGAAGACGACGACGGCCGAGCGGCTGCAGGCCGACATCGCCGCCGGCCGCACCGCAGCAGCCGTCGAGGACCCCGCCCCGTGA